Proteins encoded together in one Janthinobacterium tructae window:
- a CDS encoding thiol:disulfide interchange protein DsbA/DsbL, protein MRFLRFLRPLLAAVTLVAATGGAMAADTGFTTLPTPVRTDTGKKVEVVEYFMYSCPHCYALDPLMHDWVKKQGDKIAFRRIHLAFSGPKDPQAHAYATLEAMGQLEQFHDKIFRAIHVERNRLNRDDAILDLLVKNGIDKAKYLDMFNSFGVQTKLKRNEQLITASKIDSAPTIVIDGRFVTSPSQLSRPGQSEPQTQAATLRVMDELVARTLKERAPAPAKK, encoded by the coding sequence ATGCGTTTTCTGCGTTTCTTGCGTCCCCTGCTCGCCGCCGTCACCCTGGTGGCGGCCACCGGCGGCGCCATGGCTGCCGATACCGGCTTTACCACGCTTCCGACGCCAGTGCGCACGGACACGGGCAAGAAGGTGGAAGTGGTCGAGTACTTCATGTATTCCTGCCCGCATTGCTACGCGCTCGATCCTTTGATGCACGACTGGGTCAAGAAGCAGGGCGACAAGATCGCCTTCCGCCGCATCCACCTCGCCTTCTCCGGCCCGAAAGACCCGCAGGCGCACGCGTATGCCACCCTGGAAGCGATGGGCCAGCTGGAGCAGTTCCACGACAAGATCTTCCGCGCCATCCACGTCGAGCGCAACCGCCTGAACCGCGATGACGCCATCCTCGACCTGCTGGTCAAGAACGGCATCGACAAGGCCAAATACCTGGACATGTTCAATTCCTTCGGCGTGCAAACCAAGCTGAAACGCAACGAGCAGCTGATCACCGCCAGCAAGATCGACAGCGCGCCGACCATCGTCATCGACGGCCGCTTCGTCACGTCGCCGTCGCAGCTGTCGCGTCCCGGCCAGTCCGAGCCGCAGACTCAGGCGGCGACCCTGCGCGTGATGGATGAACTGGTGGCACGCACGCTGAAAGAGCGCGCACCCGCGCCAGCGAAGAAGTAA
- a CDS encoding SDR family oxidoreductase, with protein MKEVILITGSSRGIGAATAQLAARQGYAVCINYVRDAQAAEDLCARIVAGGGEAIAVQADVGDAADVERLFGEVDARLGTLTALVNNVGVLEQKCRLADISVQRLERVLRTNVISYFLCCQQAVRRMSTANGGQGGRIVNVSSVAARLGSPGEYIDYAASKGAVDTLTLGLAKEVAAEGIRVNGVRPGIIYTDIHASGGEPGRVARLASGVPMQRGGEPEEIADAIVYLLGPGATYVTGSILDVAGGR; from the coding sequence ATGAAGGAAGTGATCCTGATTACCGGCAGCAGCCGCGGCATCGGCGCGGCGACTGCACAGCTGGCGGCGCGCCAGGGCTATGCCGTCTGCATCAACTATGTGCGCGATGCGCAGGCGGCCGAGGACCTGTGCGCGCGCATCGTCGCTGGCGGCGGCGAAGCGATCGCCGTGCAGGCCGACGTGGGCGACGCAGCGGACGTGGAACGGCTGTTCGGCGAAGTCGATGCGCGCCTGGGCACGCTCACGGCGCTGGTCAACAATGTGGGCGTGCTGGAGCAGAAATGCCGGCTGGCCGACATTTCCGTGCAGCGCCTGGAGCGCGTGCTGCGCACCAACGTGATCAGTTATTTCCTGTGCTGCCAGCAGGCCGTGCGGCGCATGTCGACGGCGAACGGGGGCCAGGGCGGGCGCATCGTGAATGTCTCGTCGGTGGCCGCGCGCCTCGGCTCCCCGGGCGAATACATCGACTATGCGGCCTCGAAAGGCGCCGTCGATACCTTGACCCTCGGGCTGGCGAAGGAAGTGGCGGCCGAAGGCATCCGCGTCAATGGTGTGCGGCCCGGCATCATCTATACGGACATCCACGCCTCGGGCGGCGAACCGGGACGGGTGGCGCGCCTGGCGTCCGGCGTGCCGATGCAGCGCGGCGGCGAGCCGGAAGAAATCGCCGACGCCATCGTGTATCTGCTGGGGCCGGGCGCGACGTATGTGACGGGCAGCATTCTCGACGTGGCCGGCGGGCGCTGA
- a CDS encoding ester cyclase, producing MPTLVLAPALLALSLLAAAPAHAATELPMPSHLSGAAATDKVVLAARRYAAFWQSGDAALARLALADDFTDRTLPAGRPQGLAGPLQASQVFHAAVPDLRVAIEDMLVAGSRVSLRLHFTGRFTGVFPTPQGELRGQGQAIDFYAFDLYQVDAQGRISDNWHLEDNLTLLRQLGVLPQ from the coding sequence ATGCCGACCCTTGTTCTTGCCCCCGCCCTCCTGGCCCTGTCGCTGCTGGCCGCCGCGCCAGCCCATGCCGCCACAGAGTTGCCCATGCCGTCCCACCTGTCCGGCGCCGCTGCCACCGACAAGGTGGTGCTGGCGGCACGCCGCTATGCCGCGTTCTGGCAGAGCGGCGATGCGGCTCTGGCGCGCCTGGCGCTGGCCGACGATTTTACCGATCGTACCCTGCCCGCCGGCCGCCCGCAGGGGCTGGCGGGCCCGTTGCAGGCGTCGCAAGTGTTTCACGCGGCCGTGCCGGATTTGCGGGTGGCCATCGAGGACATGCTGGTGGCGGGAAGCCGGGTCAGCCTGCGCCTGCATTTCACGGGCAGGTTCACGGGCGTCTTCCCCACGCCGCAGGGCGAGCTGCGCGGCCAGGGACAAGCCATCGACTTTTACGCGTTTGATCTGTACCAGGTCGACGCGCAGGGGCGCATCAGCGACAACTGGCATCTGGAAGACAATCTGACCCTGCTGCGCCAGCTGGGCGTGCTGCCGCAGTAA
- a CDS encoding LysR substrate-binding domain-containing protein, producing the protein MSRSGGAGRLAEIALFLDAAVLGSFSAAGRKHGLSPAAASAAIARLETALGATLFERTTRQLRLTQEGLHYRRYSEQALDLLAQAEDGLHGDAGAVRGLVRISAPSDFGRQLLLPMLDRFAALHPQVQHALTLTDATANLVQDEVDLAIRYGELPDSEMVARLLHPGRRVVCVAPALAARVGLPATPRDLALLPTLVLTAGDGAPQEWRYRENGKRHGLRLQGTWHSNDGEIIRRWAVAGHGYAYKSLLDIGDDLRAGRLQTVLDDYFVDSVPLHLLYRRSRFQPPRVALLADFLLRQFSAPQA; encoded by the coding sequence ATGAGCCGCAGCGGCGGCGCCGGGCGCCTGGCGGAAATCGCCCTGTTCCTCGACGCCGCGGTGCTGGGCAGCTTTTCCGCGGCAGGCCGCAAGCATGGCCTGTCGCCGGCCGCCGCCAGCGCCGCCATCGCGCGCCTGGAAACGGCGCTGGGCGCCACGCTGTTCGAACGCACCACGCGCCAGCTGCGCTTGACGCAAGAGGGTTTGCACTACCGCCGCTACAGCGAACAGGCGCTGGACTTGCTGGCGCAGGCGGAAGACGGCTTGCACGGGGACGCTGGTGCCGTGCGCGGCCTGGTGCGCATTTCGGCGCCGTCCGATTTCGGCCGCCAGTTGCTGCTGCCGATGCTCGACCGCTTTGCCGCGCTGCACCCGCAGGTGCAGCATGCGCTGACCCTGACGGACGCCACGGCCAATCTGGTGCAGGACGAGGTCGACCTGGCCATCCGCTACGGCGAGCTGCCCGACAGCGAGATGGTGGCGCGCCTGCTGCATCCGGGCCGGCGCGTGGTGTGCGTGGCGCCCGCGCTGGCCGCCAGGGTGGGCTTGCCGGCCACGCCGCGCGACCTGGCGCTGCTGCCTACCCTGGTGCTCACGGCGGGCGACGGCGCGCCGCAGGAATGGCGCTACCGCGAGAACGGCAAGCGCCACGGCTTGCGCCTGCAAGGCACCTGGCACAGCAACGACGGCGAAATCATCCGTCGCTGGGCCGTGGCCGGCCATGGCTATGCCTACAAATCCCTGCTCGACATCGGCGACGACCTGCGCGCCGGGCGCTTGCAAACGGTGCTCGACGATTACTTTGTCGACAGCGTTCCCTTGCATCTGCTGTACCGGCGCAGCCGCTTCCAGCCGCCGCGCGTCGCCCTGCTGGCTGACTTCCTGCTGCGGCAGTTCAGCGCGCCGCAAGCCTGA
- a CDS encoding efflux RND transporter periplasmic adaptor subunit, whose amino-acid sequence MVSKLTRYAITLLLLAAALWIGKTVWDRYMESPWTRDGRIKADIVNISADVAGTVTDVLVRDNQVVQKGDVLFVVDKERYASALAQADAVLATQKTEMGRRGKEAQRRANLDASIISTESRESAAFAASSASSQVQAAVAARALAQLNLERTTVRAPVSGYVTNLNVHKGDFAAVGAPKLAVIDSASYYVVGYFEETKLGMLAQDDKAEMNLMSGGTLHGHIESIARGITDRDAATGRELLADVNPTFNWVRLAQRVPVRIHIDEQPKGQLLVAGTTCTVVITPHSAPPSTPAPKPAAAHPA is encoded by the coding sequence ATGGTAAGCAAACTGACCCGCTACGCCATCACCCTACTGCTCCTGGCCGCAGCCCTGTGGATCGGCAAGACCGTCTGGGACCGCTACATGGAGTCGCCGTGGACGCGCGACGGCCGCATCAAGGCCGACATCGTCAACATCAGCGCCGACGTGGCCGGCACCGTCACGGACGTGCTGGTGCGCGACAACCAGGTGGTACAAAAAGGCGATGTGCTGTTCGTCGTCGACAAGGAACGCTACGCCAGCGCGCTGGCGCAGGCCGACGCCGTGCTGGCCACGCAAAAAACGGAAATGGGCCGCCGCGGCAAGGAAGCGCAGCGGCGCGCCAATCTGGACGCCAGCATCATCTCGACGGAAAGCCGCGAAAGCGCCGCCTTCGCCGCCAGCTCGGCCTCGTCGCAAGTGCAGGCGGCCGTGGCCGCGCGCGCGCTGGCGCAACTGAACCTGGAGCGCACCACCGTGCGCGCGCCCGTCAGCGGCTACGTGACCAACCTGAACGTGCACAAAGGCGATTTCGCCGCCGTTGGCGCCCCCAAGCTGGCCGTCATCGACAGCGCCTCGTACTACGTCGTCGGCTACTTCGAAGAGACCAAACTGGGCATGCTGGCGCAGGACGACAAGGCGGAAATGAATCTGATGAGCGGCGGCACCCTGCATGGCCACATCGAAAGCATCGCGCGCGGCATCACCGACCGCGACGCCGCCACGGGCCGCGAACTGCTGGCCGACGTCAATCCCACCTTCAACTGGGTGCGCCTGGCGCAGCGTGTGCCCGTGCGCATCCACATCGACGAGCAGCCGAAGGGGCAACTGCTGGTGGCCGGCACCACCTGCACCGTGGTGATCACGCCCCACTCGGCGCCCCCATCAACACCCGCGCCGAAGCCAGCGGCCGCGCACCCCGCATGA
- a CDS encoding DUF1656 domain-containing protein yields the protein MPREFALFGILIPTLLPLFILSIGLQTLLDRVLGWLGVYRMVWHPSLARLCIFIAIFGALALSLYK from the coding sequence ATGCCGCGTGAATTCGCCCTGTTCGGAATTCTGATTCCTACCCTGCTGCCCCTGTTCATCCTCAGCATCGGCCTGCAAACCCTGCTCGACCGCGTGCTGGGCTGGCTGGGCGTGTACCGCATGGTGTGGCACCCGTCTCTGGCGCGGCTGTGTATTTTCATCGCCATCTTCGGCGCGCTGGCTCTATCGCTGTACAAATAA
- a CDS encoding FUSC family protein: MTPATTPTYGPLSRAAHWLALALQDWRKTEGERWIYVGKTLIAAFCALWLAYRLGLDSPSTAMTTTIILALPSSGMVLEKSFYRLCGTLLGCAAALTLIGLFPQQPVLLFAGLALWVGLCTSGSALHRNAQSYVYVLAGYTACMIVLPAIEQPMQVFSLAVTRVAEVGLGIICSAVVSSVLLPRHQGTQVMRTVQARYGKFLTFCQDVLQQKLTPAQVELTHLQFAADVAALELGRSAALFEVTSKVGHVRAQNRKLHAFNATFMTALTTFYTFHRLFDRLQRDGETRVMQACTPLYAIVAEALQATPSQDSLDTMQRHLQTALTQARTDIEAAPVAHAQRIDFDTVCELLERFARDMSRFHEVYFSLVHDTPLDVSTPQAYAPKTPPALVIASGARAAISLALLALGAYFLAWPYASTAMLMAAVFCALASSSPRPIMMIRQVLTGFFIAMPLSLVCVYVVLVHGDGFPMLVLSFTPFLAVGLYLMTNPAKLGVGLGVSTFITQMAPTNVMHVDGAAFLNTGMALIVGLMLAALVFAVLLPEHTMGHKDHIGRALWREALHACTAPARRVKHRFDNRVRDLLSQLNAAAGPAPGVATRAVVRQALTLLEIGHSVIELRELIATARPGATRHALQQCVEHIAGWLRTRSDTALQAALAATLQAGAVVRAAQTEVEASAERSARLQTALVDLHSIYTSLLDHMAPGAGDHHAA, translated from the coding sequence ATGACGCCAGCCACAACACCTACATATGGCCCCCTGAGCCGGGCGGCCCACTGGCTGGCGCTGGCGCTGCAAGACTGGCGCAAGACGGAAGGCGAACGCTGGATCTACGTCGGCAAGACCCTCATCGCCGCGTTCTGCGCCCTGTGGCTGGCCTACCGCCTGGGCCTTGATTCGCCCAGCACGGCGATGACCACCACCATCATCCTGGCCCTGCCCAGCAGCGGCATGGTGCTGGAAAAAAGCTTTTACCGCCTGTGCGGCACCCTGCTGGGATGCGCGGCCGCGCTGACCCTGATCGGTCTGTTCCCGCAGCAGCCCGTGCTGCTGTTCGCCGGCCTGGCCCTGTGGGTGGGCCTGTGCACGAGCGGCTCGGCCCTGCACCGCAATGCCCAGTCGTATGTGTACGTGCTGGCCGGCTACACGGCCTGCATGATCGTGTTGCCCGCCATCGAGCAACCGATGCAGGTGTTCTCGCTGGCCGTCACGCGCGTGGCCGAAGTGGGCCTGGGCATCATCTGCTCGGCCGTCGTCTCCAGCGTGCTGCTGCCGCGTCACCAGGGCACGCAGGTGATGCGCACGGTGCAGGCGCGCTATGGCAAATTTCTCACCTTTTGCCAGGACGTGCTGCAGCAAAAGCTCACGCCGGCGCAGGTGGAACTGACGCATTTGCAGTTCGCCGCCGACGTGGCGGCGCTGGAACTGGGCCGCTCGGCCGCGCTGTTCGAAGTGACCAGCAAAGTGGGTCACGTGCGTGCGCAAAACCGCAAGCTGCACGCCTTCAACGCCACCTTCATGACGGCGCTGACCACCTTCTATACCTTCCACCGCCTGTTTGACCGTCTGCAGCGCGATGGCGAAACCCGGGTCATGCAGGCGTGCACGCCCCTGTACGCCATCGTCGCCGAGGCGCTGCAGGCGACGCCTTCGCAAGACTCGCTCGACACCATGCAACGGCACCTGCAAACGGCGCTGACGCAGGCGCGCACAGATATTGAAGCGGCGCCAGTCGCGCATGCGCAGCGCATCGACTTCGACACCGTGTGCGAGTTGCTGGAACGCTTCGCACGCGACATGAGCCGCTTTCACGAAGTGTATTTCAGCCTCGTACATGACACGCCGCTCGATGTCAGCACGCCGCAGGCGTATGCGCCGAAGACGCCGCCCGCGCTGGTCATCGCCAGCGGCGCGCGCGCGGCCATCAGCCTGGCCCTGCTGGCGCTGGGCGCCTACTTCCTCGCCTGGCCCTACGCCAGCACGGCGATGCTGATGGCGGCCGTGTTCTGCGCGCTGGCCTCGTCCTCGCCGCGCCCCATCATGATGATCCGGCAAGTGCTGACGGGCTTTTTTATCGCCATGCCGCTGTCGCTCGTCTGCGTGTATGTCGTGCTGGTGCACGGCGACGGCTTCCCCATGCTGGTACTGAGTTTTACACCGTTCCTCGCCGTCGGCCTGTATCTGATGACCAATCCCGCCAAGCTGGGCGTGGGCCTGGGCGTGTCGACTTTCATCACGCAGATGGCGCCGACCAACGTGATGCATGTCGATGGCGCGGCCTTTTTGAACACGGGCATGGCGCTGATCGTCGGCCTGATGCTGGCCGCCCTCGTGTTTGCCGTACTGCTGCCCGAGCACACGATGGGCCACAAGGACCACATCGGCCGCGCCCTGTGGCGCGAAGCGCTGCATGCGTGCACGGCGCCGGCGCGAAGAGTCAAGCACCGTTTCGACAACCGCGTGCGCGATCTGCTCAGCCAGCTCAATGCGGCGGCCGGACCGGCGCCGGGCGTGGCCACGCGCGCCGTCGTGCGCCAGGCCTTGACCCTGCTGGAAATCGGCCATTCCGTGATCGAACTGCGCGAACTGATCGCGACCGCCCGCCCGGGCGCCACGCGCCACGCGCTGCAGCAGTGCGTGGAGCACATCGCCGGCTGGCTGCGCACGCGCAGCGACACGGCACTGCAAGCGGCGCTGGCCGCCACCTTGCAGGCGGGCGCCGTGGTGCGCGCAGCCCAGACGGAAGTCGAAGCAAGCGCCGAACGCAGCGCGCGCCTGCAGACAGCGCTGGTCGACCTGCATTCGATCTACACCTCATTGCTTGACCATATGGCGCCTGGCGCCGGAGACCACCATGCCGCGTGA
- a CDS encoding MarR family winged helix-turn-helix transcriptional regulator, whose product MTAFDATSKRLQNIRTRMPGFPMELMRLLRMTYHIQKGMKDLTNAALKKHDLVDASYMVLAVLYGTDDETSNACTLGMACHEKPANLTRVCNDLETRGLIHRGTRPGDRRSVMISLTDKGRTLIETALPDVYQETSALYEGFTQEELQVLDKLYVRQLRNLNNLNNQN is encoded by the coding sequence ATGACCGCTTTTGACGCCACCTCCAAGCGGCTGCAAAACATCCGCACGCGCATGCCAGGCTTCCCCATGGAACTGATGCGCCTGTTGCGCATGACGTACCACATTCAAAAAGGCATGAAGGACCTGACCAATGCCGCGCTGAAAAAGCACGACCTGGTCGATGCCAGCTACATGGTGCTCGCCGTGCTGTACGGCACGGATGACGAAACCTCGAACGCCTGCACCCTGGGCATGGCGTGCCATGAAAAGCCGGCCAACCTGACGCGCGTCTGCAACGACCTGGAAACGCGCGGCCTGATCCACCGCGGCACGCGCCCCGGCGACCGCCGCTCGGTGATGATCTCGCTGACCGACAAGGGCCGCACGCTGATCGAAACGGCGCTGCCTGACGTGTACCAGGAAACCTCGGCCCTGTACGAGGGCTTTACGCAAGAAGAGCTGCAAGTGCTCGACAAGCTGTACGTGCGCCAGTTGCGCAACCTGAATAATCTCAACAACCAGAACTGA
- a CDS encoding efflux transporter outer membrane subunit, whose protein sequence is MSLHRRLLAASLILTLSACADMGHIAPQSAMLDANKLQGSQAMDAAASAAIQWPRAQWWQDLHDPQLNRLMEQALADSPTLRGAQARVRQAEALAGAFEDKTRPQADASVSINRELYSQHGSTPAPLAGNYAWRNQATVTASYDLDLWGRNRAALSAALGDVQLASAESQMARLALETALVRTYIQLSYEFRVQDVIERSLAQRARILDITRQRKAAGIGTDIDVAQIETTLPAGRRQLEQSAESLALLRNQLAALAGKGPGASAALTRPVLRLDQPLAIPAALPADLIGRRPDIAAQRWRVEAAAQRIDAAKAEFYPNVNLVAFAGFQAFGFSHFLDANSDIRGISPALSLPIFAGARLRAQLGSQTAVYDGAVEQYNATVINAMSDVANAVTRAQSLAKQHQLTVQALATAQRARDLAEKAYTAGMSDAIAMLNTQVALLAEEQQQAQNGARELDLYVSLMNALGGGI, encoded by the coding sequence ATGTCCCTGCACCGCCGTTTGCTTGCCGCCAGCCTGATCCTTACCTTGAGCGCTTGCGCCGACATGGGCCATATCGCGCCGCAATCGGCCATGCTCGACGCCAATAAACTGCAGGGTAGCCAGGCCATGGATGCCGCCGCCAGCGCCGCCATACAATGGCCGCGCGCGCAATGGTGGCAAGACTTGCACGACCCCCAGTTGAACCGTTTGATGGAGCAGGCGCTGGCCGACAGCCCTACCCTGCGCGGCGCCCAGGCGCGCGTGCGCCAGGCCGAGGCGCTGGCCGGCGCATTTGAAGACAAGACCCGCCCGCAGGCCGACGCATCCGTCTCCATCAACCGCGAACTGTATTCGCAGCACGGCAGCACGCCGGCGCCGCTGGCCGGCAATTACGCCTGGCGCAACCAGGCCACCGTCACCGCTTCGTACGATCTGGACCTGTGGGGCCGCAACCGCGCCGCCCTGTCCGCCGCCCTGGGCGACGTGCAACTGGCGTCGGCCGAATCGCAGATGGCCCGCCTGGCGCTGGAAACGGCGCTGGTGCGCACCTACATCCAGCTGTCGTATGAGTTCCGGGTGCAGGACGTGATCGAACGCAGCCTGGCGCAGCGCGCGCGCATCCTCGACATCACGCGCCAGCGCAAGGCGGCCGGCATCGGCACCGATATCGACGTGGCGCAAATCGAAACCACCCTGCCGGCCGGCCGCCGCCAGCTGGAACAGTCGGCCGAGTCGCTGGCCCTGCTGCGCAACCAGCTGGCCGCTCTGGCGGGCAAGGGTCCGGGCGCCAGTGCGGCGCTCACGCGTCCCGTGCTGCGCCTGGACCAGCCGCTGGCCATTCCCGCCGCCCTGCCGGCCGACCTGATCGGCCGCCGCCCCGACATCGCCGCCCAGCGCTGGAGAGTCGAAGCGGCGGCGCAGCGCATCGACGCTGCCAAGGCCGAGTTTTACCCGAACGTCAACCTGGTGGCCTTTGCCGGCTTCCAGGCATTCGGTTTCAGCCATTTTCTGGACGCCAACTCGGACATCCGCGGCATCTCGCCCGCGCTGAGCCTGCCCATCTTTGCCGGCGCCCGCCTGCGCGCCCAGCTGGGCAGCCAGACGGCCGTGTACGACGGCGCGGTGGAGCAGTACAACGCCACCGTCATCAACGCCATGTCGGACGTGGCCAACGCCGTCACCCGTGCCCAATCGCTGGCAAAGCAGCACCAGCTGACCGTGCAGGCGCTGGCCACGGCGCAGCGCGCACGCGACCTGGCGGAAAAGGCCTACACAGCGGGCATGAGCGACGCCATCGCCATGCTCAACACGCAAGTGGCACTGCTGGCGGAAGAACAACAGCAGGCGCAAAATGGCGCACGCGAACTGGATCTGTACGTTTCCTTGATGAATGCGTTAGGAGGCGGCATCTAG
- a CDS encoding DUF4148 domain-containing protein: protein MQAKSLIAALFAITTATSAFAQSAAPATSAQLTRADVTAEYIRARNAGEIATSEVDYPKMPATAASKVTREQVMAEFYAARKAGLIPQTEADFDVAQTTKHVVK, encoded by the coding sequence ATGCAAGCCAAATCACTCATCGCAGCATTGTTTGCCATCACCACCGCTACCTCGGCTTTCGCCCAAAGCGCCGCGCCTGCCACCAGCGCGCAACTCACGCGCGCCGACGTCACGGCCGAATACATCCGTGCCCGCAATGCCGGCGAAATCGCCACCAGCGAAGTCGACTACCCGAAAATGCCGGCCACCGCCGCCAGCAAAGTGACACGCGAACAAGTCATGGCCGAGTTCTACGCCGCCCGCAAGGCTGGCCTGATCCCGCAAACGGAAGCGGACTTTGATGTCGCGCAAACGACCAAGCACGTCGTGAAATAA
- a CDS encoding DUF2244 domain-containing protein yields MPRDDSREQPQWLLARHSALTARQLLRAYGLLCLFSLTIAAAFALRGIWTIPVFSFAELGLVAIALLHYLRHARDYEHIALRDGELIVEQVSAGHCRRHHFSPWRTRIAVSHGPRQLIHINDTGACGAQVDVGVYATPERRRQVAQELLALLPSPLSPPAPP; encoded by the coding sequence ATGCCACGCGACGACTCGCGCGAGCAGCCGCAATGGCTGCTGGCGCGCCACAGTGCCTTGACGGCGCGCCAGTTGCTGCGCGCCTATGGCTTGCTATGCCTGTTTTCCCTGACGATTGCCGCCGCCTTTGCGCTGCGCGGCATCTGGACCATTCCCGTCTTTTCGTTCGCCGAACTGGGCCTGGTGGCCATCGCCCTGCTGCATTACCTGCGCCATGCGCGCGACTATGAGCACATCGCCCTGCGCGACGGCGAGCTGATCGTCGAACAGGTCAGCGCCGGCCATTGCCGGCGCCACCACTTTTCGCCGTGGCGCACGCGCATCGCTGTGTCGCATGGGCCGCGCCAGTTGATACATATCAATGATACCGGTGCGTGTGGCGCGCAGGTGGATGTGGGCGTGTACGCGACGCCCGAGCGGCGCCGGCAGGTGGCGCAGGAATTGCTGGCCCTGCTGCCATCACCCCTGTCGCCGCCAGCGCCGCCGTGA
- the mgrA gene encoding L-glyceraldehyde 3-phosphate reductase: protein MTYHAAENRYDSMPYRTCGRSGLKLPLLSLGLWHNFGDSNHLASQRDMLRTAFDLGITHFDLANNYGPPYGSAESNFGKLLRDDFLPYRDELIISTKAGWDMWPGPYGQGGGSRKYVLASLDQSLQRLGLDYVDIFYSHRYDADTPLEETMGALATAVQQGKALYVGLSSYSPQKTAEAAALLKEWKVPCLIHQPAYNMLNRWIEEDGLLDTLQEQGMGCITFTALAQGLLSDKYLDGVPQDARVNRPGGGSLTQQHLSAENLARVRALNQIAAQRGQTLAQMALAWVLRDPRVTSTLIGASSSAQIRENVTALQQLSFTPDELAAIDVQAREGHINLWEGPSRAV from the coding sequence ATGACCTACCACGCCGCCGAGAACCGCTACGACAGCATGCCATACCGCACCTGCGGGCGCAGCGGGTTGAAACTGCCGCTGCTGTCCCTGGGACTGTGGCACAACTTTGGCGACAGCAACCATCTGGCTTCGCAGCGCGACATGCTGCGCACGGCCTTCGACCTGGGCATCACGCATTTCGACCTGGCGAATAACTATGGCCCGCCGTATGGCAGCGCGGAGAGCAATTTCGGCAAGCTGCTGCGCGACGATTTTTTACCGTACCGCGATGAACTGATCATTTCCACCAAGGCCGGCTGGGACATGTGGCCCGGCCCGTACGGCCAGGGCGGCGGTTCGCGCAAATACGTACTGGCCAGCCTGGACCAGAGCTTGCAGCGTCTGGGCCTCGATTACGTCGATATCTTTTATTCGCACCGCTACGATGCCGACACGCCGCTGGAAGAAACCATGGGCGCACTGGCGACAGCCGTGCAGCAGGGCAAGGCACTGTACGTGGGCCTGTCCTCGTATTCGCCGCAAAAGACGGCCGAGGCGGCTGCCCTGCTGAAAGAGTGGAAAGTGCCGTGTCTGATCCACCAGCCGGCCTACAACATGCTCAACCGCTGGATCGAGGAAGACGGCTTGCTCGACACCCTGCAAGAACAAGGCATGGGCTGCATCACGTTCACGGCGCTGGCACAGGGGCTGCTCAGCGACAAGTACCTGGACGGCGTGCCGCAGGATGCGCGCGTCAACCGCCCCGGCGGCGGTTCGCTGACGCAACAGCACCTGAGCGCGGAAAACCTGGCTCGCGTGCGTGCGCTGAACCAGATCGCCGCACAGCGGGGGCAAACCCTGGCGCAGATGGCGCTGGCCTGGGTGCTGCGCGATCCCCGCGTCACGTCGACCCTGATCGGTGCCAGCAGCAGCGCACAAATCCGCGAAAACGTGACCGCGCTGCAGCAGCTGTCGTTCACGCCCGATGAATTGGCCGCCATCGACGTGCAGGCGCGCGAAGGCCATATCAATCTGTGGGAAGGTCCGTCGCGGGCCGTGTAA